The Vibrio echinoideorum DNA window AAGCCAGGTGCGCCACAAAGTATTGTTCGTTTAGTTCGTAAAGGTTTACCTTTTGATGCCACTGGTGAATTGTATTTGAGCCAACTTGCTAACTTTAACTTAGCGGGCAACTTCAATAGTCGTATTAACCAAAACCTACGTGAAGACAAGGCGTACACTTACGGTGCAAGCGGTTACTTTGCGAGTACTCGAGAAACCGGTGCCGTGGTATTTAGCGCCCAAGTAAGGGCAAATGCGACGGTTCCATCGATTCAAGAGTTTATTAATGAACTGAATGAGTTTAGTCAGAGTGGATTAACTGACGAAGAGGTGAAATTTATGCGCCTTGCGGTCGGTCAACAAGATGCGCTTAAATACGAAACGCCAAGTCAAAAGGCTGGTTTGTTGAGTAACATTGTCGCATTGAGCCTTGATGAAGATTACTTACAACAACGTAATCAGATAGTTGAAACCGTCTCGAAAGAGACGTTAAACGAGCTATCGAAGAAATGGTTTGACCCGAATGATTATCAAATAATCGTTGTTGGCGATGCGACTTCGCTTCGTCCTCAATTAGAAAAGTTAGATATTCCAATAGAAGAGCTTGAAATCATTCGTTAGAGTACACATTAAAGGGGGAGGGAAGAGACTCTACTTTTCTCCTCCAACCTAATTTATGATAGTTCTAATCAGAACGATATAAGATAAGTGAACTGAATTTTGACTGATTTTGCTGCGCGACTAAAGCAAGTTGCAACCAACCCTAAGACCTTCTCTCAATTTGGTCGTGGTGTTGAAAGGGAAACGTTACGCTACACGGAAGATGGGCACCTTGCTACTGGGCCGCACCCTAAGGCTTTGGGATCGGCGTTAATGAACGGATGGGTAACGACCGATTTCTCTGAGTCGTTACTGGAATTTATCACACCGGTTTCTAACGATGTCCCGACTCTTTTGAATCAGTTGTCTGATATCCATCATTTCACTCAAACCAAGTTAGATGGCGAAAAAATGTGGCCGCTTTCTATGCCTTGCTACGTAGGCAGTGAAGATTACATTCAGCTAGCGCAATACGGTTCGTCTAACAACGGTAAGATGAAGACGCTATATCGTGAAGGCCTAAAGCGCCGTTACGGTAGCCTGATGCAAATTATTTCTGGTGTTCACTTCAACTTCTCTTTCCCAGAAAGTTTTTGGGATAGCCTGTTTGGAGAGCAAACAGAAGAAGCGCGTTGTGAAGCTAAGTCCGATGCTTATTTTGGTTTGATTCGTAACTATTACCGTTTTGGTTGGCTAATCCCATACTTCTTCGGTGCATCACCGGCGTTGTGCCCTTCTTTCATTAAAGGAAGAGAAACAAATCTACCTTTTGAAAAGATTGGTGAAACTTTATACCTACCAAAAGCAACAGCACTCCGTCTGAGCGATCTTGGCTACACCAACAGCGCTCAAAGTGTATTGAAAATTGGCTTTAACAGTCTCGAACAGTACCTTGAAGGCTTGAACGAGGCGATTCGCACGCCGTCAGAAGAGTTTGCTGAGATTGGTACTAAGGTTGATGGCGAATACCGTCAGCTTAATACTAACGTTCTTCAAATCGAGAACGAACTTTACGCGCCAATCCGCCCTAAGCGTGTAGCTAAAAACGGTGAGAAACCGTCTGAAGCATTAGCTCGCAGTGGTGTCGAGTACATTGAAGTTCGTTCTTTAGATGTAAACCCATTCAGTTCAGTTGGTATCAATGAACAGCAAGTTCGTTTCCTTGATCTCTTCCTAACGTGGAGTGTGTTAACTGACTCTGCTGAGATGGATAATTGTGAGCTGGAATGCTGGCGTGATAACTGGAACAAGGTAATCTTAGAAGGTCGCCAGGTTGGTTTAGAGCTAAAAATTGGTTGTGACGGCGAGAGATTATCATTACAAAATTGGGCTAAACGCGTATTTAAAGACCTTCGCTCTATTGCTGAAATGATGGATGATGAGCAAGGTGGCCGAGCTTACCAAGAGACTTGCGATACGCTTGAAACTTGGATCGACAACCCAGAGCTGACTATTTCAGGCCAGTTGCTTGAAGAGACCAAAAAATTAGGTGGTTTGGGTAAAGTAGGCTGTGCGTTAGGAACAACTTACGCTCAACAGCATAAAGCGCACCAATATAAAGTTTATTCAGCTGAGTTGATGGAAGCAGAAGTCCAACGTTCTATGATCGCTCAGCAACAAAGTGAAGAAGCCAGCACTCAAGATTTTGATGGTTTCTTAGCGGATTATTTTTCGTATCTAAAAGCATAGCGAGACTTTGGTGGAAAGGAAGCAAGCCTTATTAGGTCAACCTACTCATACGAGTGGTAAGTGGTTACCTGTAGTGACTGTTGGTGTTGTCTCTAGCCTTTTGGTTGGATGTGCAACGCCACCGCCTAAACAGCAAGATAATCTGTGTAGCATCTTCAGAGAACACCCGTCGTGGTATGACGATGCATTAGATATGCAAGAAAAGTGGGGCACTCCGATCAACGTAGCGATGGCTTTTGTTAAGCAAGAGAGTAGCTTTCGTCATGATGCCCGCCCACCTAAAGATTACATTCTGGGCTTTATTCCGTGGGGACGTGTCAGTAGTGCCTACGGCTATGCACAAGCTCAAGACCCTGCTTGGGAAGATTTCCAAAAGGCGACGAATAACGGTGGTTCAAGAACCAACTTTGATGATGCATTGATGTTTATCGGTTGGTACACCAGTGAGACGCGTCGTCAGCTTGGGGTCTCTTTATGGGACCCATATAACCAATACTTGGCTTATCACGAAGGTCGTGGTGGCTATAAGCGCAAATCATACAACAGCAAACCATCTTTGATTAAGGTGGCACGCAAAGTCGAACAACAAGCAAAAGATTATGGCTGGCAACTTAAACAGTGCCGCAAAGAACTAGAAGACAATCGAAGTTGGTTTTTTTAAAGCCAACCGTCATGGAGAATAGCAATGCCTTTATTAGATAGTTTCACTGTTGATCACACACGCATGAACGCACCAGCCGTTCGTGTTGCTAAAACAATGCAAACCCCTAAAGGGGATACCATCACTGTGTTTGACCTGCGTTTTACTGCGCCAAACAAAGATATCCTATCTGAGAAAGGTATTCATACTCTAGAGCACCTATACGCAGGATTTATGCGTAATCAACTGAACGGTTCCGATGTAGAGATCATCGATATTTCACCGATGGGCTGTCGTACTGGTTTCTACATGAGCTTGATTGGTACGCCTTCAGAGCAACAAGTGGCAGACGGTTGGTTGGCTGCAATGCAAGATGTGCTGAAAGTTGAGAATCAAAATAAGATCCCTGAACTGAACGAATACCAATGTGGTACTGCGGCAATGCACTCTTTGGATGAAGCGAAAGATATCGCCAACGCGATCATCGCTGCAGGTATCTCTGTAAACAAAAATGATGAACTGGCACTGCCAGAGTCGATGCTTCAAGAGCTTAAAATCGACTAGCCATTGTTAGTTCACCTTGAATACGCTTCACTCAGATACATATCACTCTAGAGACAAAGCGCTTTAGATACTAAAAGGCCCGGTTCAATGAACCGGGCCTTTTCTTTCGTCGTTAAGTGAGTCGGTGGTATGACTCATTTAGTCAATAATCACTTAACCATTCGCGATTAACCGTTAGCAACCTGCGGAAATACGCGTACCAATTTGATACGGTTTTCTTCTAGCTCAACGATTTCCATCGGATGGCTGGCTACTTGAACACTAAGGTGACTCTCGGGGATTTCCTCAAGGTACTCTAATATCAAGCCGTTAAGTGTTCTTGGGCCATCGGTAGGCAGTGCCCACTGCAGGCCTTTGTTAATATCTCGGATGTTGGCGCTGCCTTCAATTAAGAAGCTGCCATCGCTTTGAGGTGTGATCTCTTCAGATAAACTTGGTGTGATTGAGGTCGTAAATTCACCGACAATTTCTTCCAAAATATCTTCGAGTGTAACCAAGCCATTGATATCGCCGTACTCATCGACAATTAAACCGATTCGTTGTTTATTGCGCTGGAATTTAAGTAGTTGAATGTTGAGTGGTGTCGCTTCAGGGATAAAGTAGATCTCATCTGCCGCACGTAAAAGTGTCTCTTTATTGAACTCATTTTTTTCAAGCATCAAACGGTAAGCTTCTCGTAGCCTAAGCATACCAACCACTTCATCTATTTGGTCTCGGTATAATACGATACGGCCATGAGGTGAGTGGGTGAGCTGGCGGACGATAGATTTCCAGTCATCATTGATGTCGATGCCGGTGATTTCATTACGTGGGACCATGATGTCATTCACGGTGACATGTTCTAAATCTAGAATAGAGACCAACATATCTTGGTGACGCTGCGGTATCAGGCTTCCTGCTTCATTTACTACCGTTCTAAGTTCTTCTGAGCTTAAGTGATCAGTCGCATTATGGCTGGCTTTGACACCTAATATCCGAATGAAACCGTTGGTAATAAAGTTAACCAAAATCACTAATGGCGACAATACCTTCATCAGTATTATTAATAAAATACTGCTGGCGTAGGAGACGCGTTCTGGAAATAGAGAGGCGATGGTTTTTGGCGTTACTTCGGCAAACACGAGGATCACGAGAGTTAGGACACCGGTAGCGATAGCTACACCGATATCCCCGTAAATGCGCATACCAAGAATGGTCGCGATCGCAGATGCAAGAATGTTGACAAGATTGTTGCCGATTAGAATGAGGCCAATCAATCTGTCTGGGCGGTTCAGAAGTTTTTCTACGCGTTTGGCACCTTTATGACCCGTTTGGGCCAAGTGCTTTAAACGGTAGCGGTTCAGGGACATCATGCCCGTTTCTGAACCCGAGAAATAACCAGAAATTACAATGAGACACGCGAGTAGCGCAAATAAGATACCCGTTGATATGTCGTCCAAAACTATTCTTTTCCTATTTGTGTATCTTGATTAATTTATGACCGAACATGGTCGAGATGTCAATTGAATGTATCGCACTCAATATTTTAAAGGCAAGGTATGTGAGACCTTGCCTTTATTTTACCGATTAGCTCAGGATGATTTCCTGAACGAAGCGACTACCGAAGTAGGCTAATGTGAGCATGCTGGCGCCAGCAAGGGCAAACCAAGTGACTTTTTGTCCACGCCAACCTTTTTGATAGTGACCCCATAGAAGGATGGAGTAGATAACCCAAGCAATAAAAGATAGCACAGCTTTGTGTGCCTTCCCTTGAGCAAACATATCTTGCACGAAGATAAGGCCAGTCAACAAGGTGCCGGTTAATAAGCCATTACCAATAAGAATGGTCTTGAAAAGCTGTCTTTCCACCATCATTAATGGAGGTAGGTTAGGGTTGATTACTAACGCTTTCTTCTTTTTAAGTTTGTGATCTAGCCACGCAAGTTGCAGCGCGTATAGTGCGCCGATAGTCAACGTCGCGTATGAGAACAACGCCAAAGAGATGTGCACTAGCAGTTTTGGATCGTTTTCTAGGTGCTTGATGAAGGTGCTTGAAAGAAATGTGGCAGCCATTAAATTCAGGGCAGCGAAGCTGTAAACGACGGGTAAAATGAACCATAGTCGGGTTTTGAGCATAGCACCGCTCATCACCAGAGATATGATTAAACTGATTAATGAAGCAACGTTCAAAATACTGAGGTTTTGACCACTGGCATTAAAGATTAAATCGCCTAGCAACCAAGCATGGAAAGCTAAAGCAAGTAATGCGCTGATAAACACCGTTTTTACACGGATTCCTGTTTGGTGCACGAGACCTGGAATGATCGTGGAAATCGCCATTGAATAAAGAAAGGCTGCTGCGATCGCAATAAGACTGTCCATGGTATCCATTTAAATGATTACTAATTGACGAATTATACCTCGCATCGCTCTTTGGGGCTATGGTGAACCTCACTCAATTCCAAGTGAACAATGTCTCACATCACAAGCGCGGATGATTAACGCTCTACAACGGGTATGACTCTAATCCACGCTAATGTATACTCACAGTAATAGTCGCAGGATTGAGCGAAGAGAAAACTATGTTTGATAATTTAACGGATCGTCTATCCAAAACGCTGAAGAATATCAGCGGTAAAGGTCGCCTGACCGAAGACAATATTAAAGAGACGCTGCGTGAAGTACGTATGGCGCTGCTTGAAGCCGACGTTGCACTGCCAGTTGTCCGCGATTTTGTTAAGCGCGTAAAAGAAGGCGCTGTGGGTGTTGAGGTGTCTAAATCTCTAACACCTGGCCAAGAATTCATTAAGATCGTTCAAGCTGAACTTGAAGCGGTGATGGGTGAGTCTAACGAGGCTCTTGACCTAGCAGCACAGCCGCCAGCAGTCATCTTAATGGCCGGTCTACAAGGTGCGGGTAAAACCACATCGGTAGGTAAGCTATCTAAGCTCCTGACTGAGCGTGACAAGAAAAAAGTTTTGGTTGTGTCTGCCGATGTTTATCGTCCAGCCGCGATTAAACAGCTTGAAATGTTAGCTAGTGATGTTGGCGTTGATTTCTTCCCATCTTCAGCTGACCAAAAGCCTCTTGATATTGCCAACGCTGCAATCGACCACGCGAAGAAGAAATTCTACGACGTGCTAATTGTCGATACTGCCGGTCGTTTGGCTATCGATGAAGAGATGATGGGCGAGATCAAAGA harbors:
- a CDS encoding HlyC/CorC family transporter, whose product is MDDISTGILFALLACLIVISGYFSGSETGMMSLNRYRLKHLAQTGHKGAKRVEKLLNRPDRLIGLILIGNNLVNILASAIATILGMRIYGDIGVAIATGVLTLVILVFAEVTPKTIASLFPERVSYASSILLIILMKVLSPLVILVNFITNGFIRILGVKASHNATDHLSSEELRTVVNEAGSLIPQRHQDMLVSILDLEHVTVNDIMVPRNEITGIDINDDWKSIVRQLTHSPHGRIVLYRDQIDEVVGMLRLREAYRLMLEKNEFNKETLLRAADEIYFIPEATPLNIQLLKFQRNKQRIGLIVDEYGDINGLVTLEDILEEIVGEFTTSITPSLSEEITPQSDGSFLIEGSANIRDINKGLQWALPTDGPRTLNGLILEYLEEIPESHLSVQVASHPMEIVELEENRIKLVRVFPQVANG
- a CDS encoding cytochrome C assembly family protein translates to MDSLIAIAAAFLYSMAISTIIPGLVHQTGIRVKTVFISALLALAFHAWLLGDLIFNASGQNLSILNVASLISLIISLVMSGAMLKTRLWFILPVVYSFAALNLMAATFLSSTFIKHLENDPKLLVHISLALFSYATLTIGALYALQLAWLDHKLKKKKALVINPNLPPLMMVERQLFKTILIGNGLLTGTLLTGLIFVQDMFAQGKAHKAVLSFIAWVIYSILLWGHYQKGWRGQKVTWFALAGASMLTLAYFGSRFVQEIILS
- the gshA gene encoding glutamate--cysteine ligase: MTDFAARLKQVATNPKTFSQFGRGVERETLRYTEDGHLATGPHPKALGSALMNGWVTTDFSESLLEFITPVSNDVPTLLNQLSDIHHFTQTKLDGEKMWPLSMPCYVGSEDYIQLAQYGSSNNGKMKTLYREGLKRRYGSLMQIISGVHFNFSFPESFWDSLFGEQTEEARCEAKSDAYFGLIRNYYRFGWLIPYFFGASPALCPSFIKGRETNLPFEKIGETLYLPKATALRLSDLGYTNSAQSVLKIGFNSLEQYLEGLNEAIRTPSEEFAEIGTKVDGEYRQLNTNVLQIENELYAPIRPKRVAKNGEKPSEALARSGVEYIEVRSLDVNPFSSVGINEQQVRFLDLFLTWSVLTDSAEMDNCELECWRDNWNKVILEGRQVGLELKIGCDGERLSLQNWAKRVFKDLRSIAEMMDDEQGGRAYQETCDTLETWIDNPELTISGQLLEETKKLGGLGKVGCALGTTYAQQHKAHQYKVYSAELMEAEVQRSMIAQQQSEEASTQDFDGFLADYFSYLKA
- the luxS gene encoding S-ribosylhomocysteine lyase, yielding MPLLDSFTVDHTRMNAPAVRVAKTMQTPKGDTITVFDLRFTAPNKDILSEKGIHTLEHLYAGFMRNQLNGSDVEIIDISPMGCRTGFYMSLIGTPSEQQVADGWLAAMQDVLKVENQNKIPELNEYQCGTAAMHSLDEAKDIANAIIAAGISVNKNDELALPESMLQELKID
- a CDS encoding transglycosylase SLT domain-containing protein encodes the protein MERKQALLGQPTHTSGKWLPVVTVGVVSSLLVGCATPPPKQQDNLCSIFREHPSWYDDALDMQEKWGTPINVAMAFVKQESSFRHDARPPKDYILGFIPWGRVSSAYGYAQAQDPAWEDFQKATNNGGSRTNFDDALMFIGWYTSETRRQLGVSLWDPYNQYLAYHEGRGGYKRKSYNSKPSLIKVARKVEQQAKDYGWQLKQCRKELEDNRSWFF